A genomic stretch from Saccharomyces paradoxus chromosome XVI, complete sequence includes:
- the TPO3 gene encoding spermine transporter (Polyamine transporter of the major facilitator superfamily~similar to YPR156C) — translation MNRQESINSFNSDETSSLSDVESQQPQQYIPSENGSKSNMAPNQLKLTRTETVKSLQDMGVSSKAPVPDVNAPQSSKNKIFPEEYTLETPTGLVPVATLHSIGRTSTAISRTRTRQIDGASSPSSNEDALESDNNEKGKEGDSSGANDEAPDLDPEIEFVTFVTGDPENPHNWPGWIRWSYTVLLSILVICVAYGSACISGGLGTVEKKYHVGMEAAILSCSLMVIGFSLGPLIWSPVSDLYGRRVAYFVSMGLYVIFNIPCALAPNLGCLLACRFLCGVWSSSGLCLVGGSIADMFPSETRGKAIAFFAFAPYVGPVVGPLVNGFISVSTGRMDLIFWVNMAFAGVMWIISSAIPETYAPVILKRKAARLRKETGNPKIMTEQEAQGVSMSEMMRACLLRPLYFAVTEPVLVATCFYVCLIYSLLYAFFFAFPVIFGELYGYKDNLVGLMFIPIVIGALWALATTFYCENKYLKIVKERKPTPEDRLLGAKIGAPFAAIALWILGATAYKHIIWVGPASAGLAFGFGMVLIYYSLNNYIIDCYVQYASSALATKVFLRSAGGAAFPLFTIQMYHKLNLHWGSWLLAFISTAMIALPFAFSYWGKGLRHKLSKKDYSIDSIE, via the coding sequence ATGAACAGACAGGAATCCATAAATTCGTTTAATTCAGACGAAACATCTTCGTTGTCTGATGTAGAAAGTCAGCAGCCGCAACAATATATTCCTTCAGAGAATGGATCTAAATCCAATATGGCCCCTAATCAACTGAAGTTGACTCGGACGGAAACCGTGAAATCATTGCAGGACATGGGTGTGAGCTCCAAGGCCCCCGTCCCTGATGTCAACGCTCCTCAATCTAGCAAGAATAAGATTTTTCCTGAGGAATATACTTTAGAAACCCCTACAGGGTTGGTTCCTGTCGCTACTTTACATTCCATAGGTAGAACCTCTACTGCGATCTCCCGTACGAGAACTAGGCAGATTGATGGTGCCTCTTCGCCCTCTTCTAATGAAGATGCTTTAGAAAGtgataacaatgaaaagGGTAAAGAAGGCGACTCTAGCGGTGCAAATGACGAAGCGCCAGACCTAGACCCGGAGATTGAATTTGTTACTTTTGTCACTGGTGATCCAGAAAACCCCCACAACTGGCCCGGATGGATTCGTTGGAGTTACACCGTTCTGCTGTCCATTTTAGTTATTTGCGTTGCCTACGGGTCCGCTTGCATCAGTGGTGGGTTAGGAACCGTTGAAAAGAAGTACCATGTTGGTATGGAAGCCGCTATTTTATCATGTTCTTTAATGGTTATTGGGTTCTCACTGGGCCCTTTGATTTGGTCTCCTGTTAGTGATCTTTACGGTAGAAGGGTCGCCTACTTTGTCTCTATGGgtctttatgtcatcttcaacATTCCTTGCGCTTTAGCCCCCAATTTAGGTTGTCTTTTAGCTTGTAGATTTCTATGTGGTGTTTGGTCATCTTCAGGTCTATGTCTAGTTGGTGGGTCTATTGCCGATATGTTCCCAAGTGAAACAAGAGGTAAGGCCATTGccttctttgcttttgctCCTTATGTTGGTCCCGTCGTTGGCCCATTAGTTAACGGTTTTATTTCCGTTTCTACCGGCCGTATGGACCTGATCTTTTGGGTAAATATGGCCTTTGCAGGTGTTATGTGGATCATATCCTCTGCTATTCCAGAAACATACGCTCCCGTCATCTTAAAGAGAAAGGCCGCTAGATTAAGAAAAGAGACTGGTAACCCTAAGATTATGACTGAACAAGAGGCCCAAGGTGTCAGTATGAGTGAAATGATGAGAGCCTGTTTGTTAAGACCTCTATACTTCGCTGTCACTGAACCTGTTCTGGTCGCCACTTGTTTCTATGTGTGTTTGATTTACTCTCTATTATATGCGTTCTTTTTTGCCTTCCCTGTCATTTTTGGTGAATTATATGGCTACAAAGACAATCTTGTGGGTTTAATGTTTATTCCTATTGTTATTGGTGCTCTTTGGGCATTGGCTACAACTTTCTACTGTGAAAACAAGTACCTAAAAATTGTCAAAGAGCGTAAACCTACTCCTGAAGATCGTTTGTTGGGTGCCAAGATCGGTGCTCCATTTGCTGCCATTGCTCTTTGGATCTTGGGTGCCACCGCTTATAAACATATTATTTGGGTTGGCCCAGCTTCAGCTGGTTTAGCTTTTGGTTTCGGTATGGTGTTGATTTATTATTCATTGAATAATTACATTATTGATTGCTACGTCCAATACGCATCCAGTGCTTTGGCTACAAAGGTTTTCCTAAGATCCGCTGGTGGTGCTGCCTTCCCATTGTTCACCATTCAAATGTATCACAAATTGAACTTGCATTGGGGCTCTTGGTTATTAGCTTTCATCTCTACTGCAATGATTGCTTTACCTTTTGCATTTTCTTACTGGGGTAAAGGCTTGAGACATAAGTTGTCCAAGAAAGATTACTCTATAGATAGTATTGAATGA
- the TDA6 gene encoding Tda6p (similar to YPR157W), whose protein sequence is MHCVLARIFLWFFIAEVSVIQALVLPPLEDYDPLEPLMKRDMSMSQQNKLQFQGQLPPILNPADVTDDQRSLHTPGKIPTYVIDHCPLVHLYSEEKYWPSDIAEYVRNFRIKDRDGNSMPTHKNLTLHDLKADYYADLFGNQTETHIPSSEVFLTSLDDFDKDPKWLLGHPPEYGTGYNSKAPAVLIVVDKGNGWVDAFWFFFYPFNHGPFIMGQGPWGNHVGDWEHSLVRFYNGIPKYFWMSAHSSGTGYRYEAVEKFKKLRKRRDNDDGEDTILERPLIFSARGTHANYASSGQHAHDIPFFFMPLSDFTDRGPLWDPSLNFYSYTFDGKTVTPSTEREESLGLDWLHFQGGWGDQQLPARDPRQKWCLAQWKYIGGPRGPLFKKLDRLNLCGGVKKWNIWNGGCPARRLIKKAEGLDAEATDLMGDNCGILLYKIRPKWLRGILRFLMWRGILCSLMEFFTN, encoded by the coding sequence ATGCATTGCGTACTAGCGCGAATATTTTTGTGGTTCTTTATAGCAGAGGTTAGCGTCATACAGGCGCTCGTCCTTCCACCTTTGGAAGACTATGATCCATTAGAGCCTTTGATGAAAAGAGATATGTCCATGAGCCAGCAGAATAAACTCCAATTTCAAGGTCAATTGCCGCCCATACTAAATCCCGCTGATGTGACAGATGACCAAAGGAGTTTGCATACTCCCGGGAAAATCCCGACTTATGTCATCGATCACTGTCCCCTAGTGCACCTGTATAGCGAAGAGAAATATTGGCCGTCGGACATTGCTGAGTATGTTCGAAACTTCCGGATTAAAGATAGAGACGGCAATTCCATGCCCACTCACAAAAATTTGACACTACATGATTTGAAAGCGGATTACTACGCGGATTTATTTGGTAACCAGACGGAAACCCATATCCCCAGTAGCGAGGTATTTTTAACCAGTTTGGATGATTTCGACAAGGACCCTAAATGGTTACTAGGCCATCCGCCGGAATATGGAACAGGCTACAACTCTAAGGCGCCTGCCGTTCTAATTGTGGTCGACAAGGGAAACGGATGGGTCGATGCGTTCtggtttttcttttaccCGTTTAACCATGGTCCTTTTATTATGGGCCAAGGTCCCTGGGGCAATCATGTCGGTGACTGGGAGCACTCTTTGGTTCGGTTTTATAACGGTattccaaaatatttttggaTGAGTGCGCATTCCAGCGGAACAGGCTACAGGTACGAAGCTGTTGAGAAATTCAAGAAACTGCGGAAGAGGAGAGATAATGACGATGGTGAAGATACTATATTGGAAAGACCGTTGATTTTCAGCGCTAGAGGCACACATGCTAATTATGCGTCTTCTGGGCAACATGCTCACGAcattcccttttttttcatgcCCCTGAGTGATTTTACAGATCGTGGTCCCCTCTGGGATCCATCTCTGAACTTTTACTCCTATACTTTTGATGGTAAAACTGTGACGCCTTCCacagaaagagaagaatcTCTGGGTTTGGATTGGTTGCATTTTCAGGGTGGATGGGGCGATCAACAGCTACCAGCTCGGGATCCTAGACAGAAATGGTGTTTAGCTCAATGGAAGTATATCGGAGGTCCTCGTGGCCCtctgttcaaaaaattggatagGTTGAACCTATGCGGCGGtgtgaaaaaatggaatattTGGAATGGCGGCTGCCCCGCAAGAAGATTAATTAAGAAGGCAGAAGGATTGGACGCTGAAGCGACAGACCTTATGGGTGACAATTGTGGTATCTTACTCTATAAAATTAGACCAAAGTGGCTAAGAGGAATTTTAAGATTTTTAATGTGGAGAGGTATACTCTGCTCTCTTATGGAATTCTTCACCaattaa
- the NCA2 gene encoding Nca2p (Protein that regulates expression of Fo-F1 ATP synthase subunits~similar to YPR155C): MIINRRILKSFEEISHSLEESLREVALDSQQRLIQDVREENEELGRLQDQLQEIRSIVEKVCISIKTDNIDSYCSVPFDLLYNICKNIADPSSFEDGDLQYLVSQAIFEYIILLCYYSVTNECVQGLPAVYEAEQYYKTISDSIFKSFLYCIQTSASTVRLLSQTIWKDINKKNLSHQKWSLKALSVDLLEKVRPRINKFMVVRNFRFVGLPKKPIEIASLVSDIPRGIVHERLDMITQSSKHYTIKLGRLIADFDQPPEENGTSSEVHLPNSERRLQSLQDFFGLAVSDSNLIDVVQCSAKFHKVHPLKRFTKPSILTRYWPPILLCLLYGPSSIMTLWDSRYLIQDFIRTNVVDFAKGLVLNWLWTPLKQVWSTVKHDEGSAISVTSQETLNSDMDSLTRMIVSFVVDNSDSTSNRPIDPILLSTKVEHGDLTEFMEIYETQLHHPIKNIATGGLVRSLLIQLQKTKVDGSMALNGIDKMLKSQQLVFGVVALSPALVILYSSIVALKRFVRLGNVWSNEKRYRDQISISLNNVERVLNYSNQGADADEEHLNQGLLVIEVSNLYKLGSFLIPHSRRKEWFRDVEELVDTNLDSRAHINVVNRICHVYGRFLIH; this comes from the coding sequence ATGATTATTAATAGGCGTATTCTCAAATCTTTTGAGGAGATAAGCCATTCATTAGAGGAATCATTACGAGAGGTTGCACTAGATTCACAACAACGACTGATTCAAGATGTAcgtgaagaaaatgaagagcTAGGTAGGTTACAAGATCAATTACAAGAGATCAGATcaattgttgaaaaagtcTGCATTTCAATCAAAACTGACAATATTGACTCTTATTGTTCTGTGCCTTTTGATTTGCTATACAATATTTGCAAGAACATTGCAGATCCCTCATCCTTTGAAGACGGAGATTTACAGTATCTTGTAAGCCAGGCCATATTTGAGTacattatattattatgctATTATTCTGTTACCAACGAATGCGTCCAAGGTTTACCTGCCGTGTATGAAGCTGAACAATACTACAAGACGATTAGTGATTCAATCTTTAAgtcatttctttattgtaTACAAACTTCAGCATCAACCGTACGTCTATTATCTCAAACTATTTGGAAGGAcataaataagaaaaacCTCTCACATCAAAAATGGTCCCTGAAGGCCTTGTCGGTTGATTTACTAGAAAAAGTACGTCCAAGAATAAACAAGTTTATGGTGGTTCGGAACTTCAGGTTTGTTGGGTTACCGAAGAAACCCATTGAAATAGCTTCCTTGGTTTCAGATATACCGCGCGGTATAGTCCATGAAAGGCTTGATATGATCACTCAATCATCAAAGCATTATACTATCAAACTGGGGCGGTTAATTGCTGACTTCGATCAACcaccagaagaaaatggcACATCCTCCGAAGTGCATTTACCGAACTCCGAAAGGCGTCTACAGTCTCTACAGGACTTCTTTGGATTAGCTGTCTCTGATTCGAACCTAATAGATGTGGTCCAATGTTCGGCCAAGTTTCATAAAGTTCACCCCTTAAAAAGATTCACTAAACCGAGTATATTGACTAGATACTGGCCTCCAATTTTGTTATGTCTTTTGTATGGACCGTCATCTATTATGACTTTATGGGATTCCCGATACCTTattcaagattttattAGAACTAATGTTGTTGACTTTGCCAAAGGGCTAGTCTTAAACTGGTTATGGACACCTTTGAAACAGGTTTGGTCTACTGTCAAACATGATGAAGGAAGCGCCATTTCAGTCACATCACAAGAGACTTTAAATTCTGACATGGATTCTCTTACCAGAATGATTGTTAGTTTTGTTGTGGATAATAGTGATTCGACGTCTAACCGCCCCATAGACCCTATTCTATTAAGTACTAAAGTTGAACATGGTGATTTGACCGAATTTATGGAAATTTATGAAACACAGCTACATCATCCGATAAAGAATATAGCTACGGGTGGACTAGTTAGATCTTTATTGATTCAACTccaaaaaacaaaagtcGATGGCTCTATGGCTTTGAATGGCATTGATAAAATGCTGAAGTCGCAACAATTGGTATTTGGAGTTGTAGCATTATCCCCTGCTTTAGTAATACTATATTCATCTATTGTGGCGTTGAAAAGGTTTGTTAGGTTGGGCAACGTGTGGTCTAATGAGAAACGATACAGGGACCAAATAAGTATAAGTCTGAATAATGTAGAAAGAGTTTTGAATTATTCGAACCAGGGTGCGGACGCTGATGAGGAACACTTAAATCAAGGTCTACTGGTGATTGAGGTTTCAAACTTATACAAATTGGGAAGTTTCTTGATTCCACACTCGAGAAGGAAAGAATGGTTTAGGGACGTCGAGGAACTGGTGGATACCAACCTTGATTCCAGAGCTCATATAAACGTCGTCAACAGAATATGCCATGTATACGGCAGGTTTTTAATTCATTAG
- the KRE6 gene encoding beta-glucan synthesis-associated protein KRE6 (Type II integral membrane protein~similar to YPR159W), translating to MPLRNLTETHNFSSTNLDTDGTGDDRDRSALSPSPSFEQQNDNNTDNNAGLTNPFMGSDEEFNERDGESLSSSVHYQPQGSDSSLLHDNSRLDLSQNNGVSDYKGYYSKNNSRVVSTANDNTFLQPPHRAIASSPSLNSNLSKNDILSPPEFDRYPLVGSRVTSMTQLNHHGRSPTSSPGNESSASFSSNPFLGEQDFSPFGGYPASSFPLMIDEKEEDDYLHNPDPEEEARLDRRRFIDDFKYMDKRSASGLAGVLLLFLAAIFIFIVLPALTFTGAIDHESTVEEVTYLTLYQYPQLSAIRTSLVDPDTPDTAKTREAMDGSKWELVFSDEFNAEGRTFYDGDDPYWTAPDVHYDATKDLEWYSPDASTTVNGTLQLRMDAFKNHGLYYRSGMLQSWNKVCFTQGALEISANLPNYGRVSGLWPGLWTMGNLGRPGYLASTQGVWPYSYESCDAGITPNQSSPDGISYLPGQKLSICTCDGEDHPNQGVGRGAPEIDVLEGETDTKIGVGVASQSLQIAPFDIWYMPDYDFIEVYNFTTTTMNTYAGGPFQQAVSAVSTLNVTWYEFGEYGGYFQKYAIEYLNDDDDGYIRWFVGDTPTYTIHAKALHPDGNIGWRRISKEPMSVILNLGISNNWAYIDWQYIFFPVVMSIDYVRIYQPSNAVSVTCDPSDYPTYDYIQSHLNAFQNANLTTWEDAGYTFPKNILTGKCSSSKFKLSS from the coding sequence ATGCCTTTAAGAAATCTGACAGAAACACACAACTTTAGTAGCACAAACCTGGACACGGATGGTACAGGGGACGATCGTGATCGTTCTGCTCTTTCTCCATCTCCATCTTTTGAACAACAGAATGACAACAATACCGACAACAATGCTGGTCTTACGAACCCTTTTATGGGGAGTGACGAAGAATTTAATGAGCGTGATGGAGAgtctctttcttcttctgttcaTTATCAGCCACAGGGGAGTGACTCTTCGCTACTTCATGACAATTCTCGTTTAGATTTAAGTCAAAATAATGGTGTATCTGATTACAAAGGTTACTATTCAAAGAACAACAGTAGAGTTGTGAGTACGGCTAATGATAACACATTTCTTCAGCCACCACATAGAGCCATAGCCTCTTCCccttctttgaattctAATTTGTCCAAGAATGATATTCTCTCGCCGCCAGAATTTGATAGATATCCCTTAGTAGGTTCCAGAGTCACTTCTATGACCCAACTGAACCACCATGGTCGCTCGCCAACATCATCTCCAGGAAACGAGTCGTCCGCATCATTCTCTTCTAATCCATTTTTGGGCGAGCAAGATTTTTCACCATTTGGTGGATATCCTGCTTCATCTTTCCCACTTATGAtagatgaaaaggaagaagatgattATTTGCACAATCCTGACCCTGAAGAAGAGGCAAGGCTGGATAGAAGGAGGTTCATAGATGACTTTAAATACATGGATAAAAGGTCTGCTAGTGGACTAGCTGGTGTATTACTTTTGTTTCTGGCAgccatctttattttcattgttttgcCAGCGTTGACTTTTACCGGTGCTATTGATCACGAAAGCACCGTCGAAGAAGTTACGTATTTAACTCTATATCAGTATCCTCAACTATCCGCTATTAGAACATCTCTGGTTGATCCAGACACGCCTGATACTGCGAAGACAAGAGAAGCTATGGATGGTTCTAAGTGGGAATTGGTATTTTCCGATGAGTTTAATGCAGAAGGCAGAACATTTTATGATGGAGATGATCCATACTGGACAGCCCCTGATGTTCACTACGATGCCACTAAGGATTTGGAATGGTATAGTCCAGATGCTTCTACTACTGTGAACGGTACCTTGCAGTTGAGAATGGATGCCTTTAAGAATCATGGCTTATATTACAGATCAGGTATGTTACAAAGTTGGAATAAGGTCTGTTTCACTCAGGGTGCCCTAGAAATTTCTGCAAATCTACCAAACTATGGTCGTGTTTCAGGTTTATGGCCCGGTCTTTGGACTATGGGTAATTTAGGAAGACCCGGTTATTTGGCTAGTACCCAAGGTGTCTGGCCCTATTCTTATGAATCATGTGATGCTGGTATTACGCCCAATCAAAGTTCCCCAGATGGTATTTCTTACTTGCCAGGACAAAAGTTAAGTATTTGTACTTGTGATGGTGAAGATCATCCAAATCAAGGTGTTGGTAGAGGAGCTCCAGAAATTGATGTTCTGGAAGGTGAAACTGATACCAAGATTGGTGTAGGTGTAGCCTCTCAATCCTTGCAAATTGCACCCTTTGATATCTGGTATATGCCTGACTATGATTTCATCGAGGTTTACAATTTCACGACAACAACCATGAACACTTATGCAGGTGGTCCATTCCAACAAGCCGTGTCTGCTGTCTCCACTTTGAATGTAACTTGGTATGAATTCGGTGAATATGGTGgttatttccaaaaatacgccattgaatatttgaatGACGACGATGATGGTTATATCCGCTGGTTTGTTGGTGATACTCCAACTTATACTATTCATGCTAAAGCTTTACATCCTGATGGTAATATTGGTTGGAGAAGAATTAGTAAAGAACCAATGTCCGTTATTCTAAATCTGGGTATTTCCAACAATTGGGCTTATATCGATTGGcagtatattttcttcccaGTGGTCATGTCGATTGACTATGTGAGAATATACCAACCAAGTAACGCTGTATCCGTGACATGCGATCCAAGTGACTATCCAACATATGATTATATTCAATCGCACTTAAATGCATTCCAGAATGCAAACTTAACTACTTGGGAAGATGCTGGTTACACGTTCCCTAAGAATATCCTAACTGGTAAATGTTCTAGCTCGAAATTCAAATTATCTTCTTAA
- the CUR1 gene encoding Cur1p (Sorting factor, central regulator of spatial protein quality control~similar to YPR158W): MAAACICQPNLLEINVSDGPLDMIRKKRKIQQPQPGPFLRENKRQPQFSVRRVNHCYIISLYKEITCQLITEIIKKKLSRIWGIVYIPSYELISDNHGNQHYVEQGVDEDRLSSEIMEKLNPNNIDLEATQIVFDDYHLESSRLTNGIIISSSSDRFLKEFSFNNTIDGKFKIRGTSMSADSFGKIYGVMWIEVPFNGNSSPNGSSISGFSTSQSQVESNDIEQEIRAFNISRSSQESIIKKEVSKRLKGRGEICDHENYNKATN; this comes from the coding sequence ATGGCTGCCGCATGCATCTGCCAACCTAATCTTCTTGAGATCAATGTATCTGATGGACCACTGGATATGATCcgcaagaaaagaaaaatacaacaGCCGCAACCAGGTCCATTTCTTCGAGAAAATAAACGCCAACCCCAATTTTCTGTACGAAGGGTAAACCACTGTTACATAATATCGCTTTATAAAGAAATCACATGCCAACTCATTAcagaaattattaaaaagaaactatcGAGGATTTGGGGAATAGTATACATACCATCTTATGAACTGATATCAGATAATCACGGTAACCAGCATTATGTAGAACAAGGTGTCGACGAAGATAGGCTATCCTCTGAGATTATGGAAAAACTGAACCCCAACAATATTGATTTAGAGGCGACTCAAATAGTGTTTGACGACTATCACTTAGAATCATCCCGCTTGACAAACGGTATCATCATTTCAAGTTCAAGTGACCGTTTCCTCAAAGAATTCTCTTTTAATAATACAATCGACGGTAAATTTAAAATCCGTGGGACAAGCATGTCCGCAGATAGCTTTGGTAAGATTTATGGTGTCATGTGGATTGAAGTACCTTTCAATGGCAACAGTTCACCGAATGGTAGCAGCATTAGCGGGTTTTCAACGTCCCAGAGTCAAGTAGAATCAAACGACATTGAGCAGGAAATAAGAGCTTTTAATATTAGCCGAAGTAGTCAAGAAAGTATTATCAAAAAGGAAGTATCCAAAAGATTGAAGGGGCGAGGAGAAATATGCGACCATGAAAATTACAATAAGGCTACGAATTGA